The Cucurbita pepo subsp. pepo cultivar mu-cu-16 chromosome LG08, ASM280686v2, whole genome shotgun sequence genome contains a region encoding:
- the LOC111800180 gene encoding laccase-17-like, translating to MAAFRPSEPSSMAALTVFLSLLSCFLPELAFGVTRHYTFNIGYQNVTRLCHTVNLLTVNRQLPGPPVVAREGDRVLIKVVNHVAENVTIHWHGVRQIRTGWADGPAYVTQCPIQTGQAYTYNFSLDGQRGTLLWHGHISWLRATIHGAIIILPRRNESYPFEKPHREVPIILGEWFNVRPESVIQQALQTGAAPNVSDAYTINGLPGPLYNCSSSNDTFKLKVKPGKTYLLRLINAALNDELFFTIAGHSLTVVDADAVYVKPFQTDVILLTPGQTSNVLLKTNPNFTNGSFLMAARPYFTGQGTFDNSTTVGILQYGDSPTTRTPATQLPNLPAINDTNFVANFSRKFRSLANAKFPANVPQTVDRKFFFTVGLGTAPCPKNVTCQGPNGTKFAASVNNVSFALPKTAILQAYFSRRTNGVYRTNFPAKPVFPFNYTGVPLNNTFVSNSTSVVVLPFNASVEVVLQGTSILGAESHPLHLHGYNFFIVGEGFGNFDMNKDPANFNLVDPVERNTAGVPAGGWLAFRFFADNPGVWFMHCHFDVHTSWGLRMAWIVLDGPKSDQKLRPPPADLPKC from the exons ATGGCCGCCTTCCGCCCTTCAGAGCCTTCATCAATGGCGGCTCTGACTGTTTTTCTCTCACTTCTGTCGTGTTTCTTGCCGGAGCTTGCGTTCGGGGTAACCAGACACTACACTTTCAAT ATAGGGTACCAGAACGTAACGAGGCTGTGCCATACGGTGAACCTTCTAACCGTCAACCGGCAGCTCCCCGGGCCGCCAGTGGTGGCCAGAGAAGGCGACAGAGTCTTGATCAAGGTCGTCAACCACGTGGCTGAGAACGTCACCATCCACTGGCACGGCGTCCGGCAGATCCGAACCGGTTGGGCCGACGGACCGGCTTATGTGACCCAATGTCCGATCCAGACCGGCCAAGCTTACACCTATAATTTTTCACTCGACGGCCAAAGAGGGACTCTGCTTTGGCACGGCCATATCTCGTGGCTGAGAGCCACAATTCACGGCGCCATTATCATCCTCCCTCGCCGGAATGAGTCATATCCGTTCGAGAAGCCCCACAGAGAAGTCCCAATCATTTTGGGTGAGTGGTTCAATGTGAGGCCGGAGAGTGTGATTCAGCAGGCGCTGCAGACCGGAGCAGCGCCGAATGTTTCCGATGCGTACACCATTAATGGACTCCCTGGTCCTCTTTATAATTGCTCCTCTTCTAATG aTACATTTAAGCTAAAAGTGAAGCCTGGTAAAACGTACCTACTCCGATTGATCAACGCTGCACTCAACGACGAGCTTTTCTTCACTATTGCCGGCCATTCTCTGACCGTCGTCGACGCCGACGCCGTTTACGTCAAGCCCTTTCAAACCGACGTGATATTGCTCACTCCCGGCCAAACCTCCAATGTTCTTCTTAAAACAAATCCCAATTTCACCAACGGAAGTTTCCTCATGGCGGCTCGACCGTACTTCACTGGCCAGGGTACTTTCGACAATTCCACCACCGTCGGAATCCTCCAGTACGGCGACTCACCCACCACCCGAACTCCGGCCACTCAACTTCCCAATCTCCCGGCAATTAACGACACGAATTTCGTCGCCAATTTCTCGAGAAAATTCCGGTCTCTTGCCAATGCTAAATTCCCTGCAAATGTCCCACAAACCGTCGACAGGAAATTTTTCTTCACTGTCGGACTTGGAACTGCGCCATGTCCGAAAAACGTCACGTGTCAAGGTCCCAACGGTACGAAATTCGCTGCCTCTGTTAATAATGTCTCTTTTGCTCTGCCGAAGACGGCGATTCTGCAGGCGTATTTCTCCCGCCGGACTAATGGGGTTTACCGAACTAATTTTCCGGCCAAGCCGGTTTTTCCCTTCAACTACACCGGAGTGCCGCTCAATAATACATTTGTGAGTAACAGTACGAGTGTGGTAGTGCTGCCGTTTAATGCGAGCGTGGAAGTCGTTTTGCAGGGGACGAGTATTTTGGGGGCGGAGAGTCATCCACTCCATCTTCATGgatataatttctttattgtCGGAGAAGGTTTTGGGAATTTCGACATGAATAAGGATCCAGCTAATTTCAATCTGGTTGACCCGGTTGAGAGGAACACTGCCGGCGTTCCCGCCGGCGGCTGGTTGGCCTTCCGTTTCTTCGCCGATAACCCAG GGGTTTGGTTCATGCACTGCCATTTTGACGTCCACACGAGCTGGGGGCTGAGAATGGCATGGATTGTCCTCGACGGCCCAAAATCCGACCAGAAACTACGGCCGCCGCCAGCCGATCTTCCAAAGTGTTGA
- the LOC111800529 gene encoding protein FAR-RED ELONGATED HYPOCOTYL 1-like yields MEEKEHNPTEINSFYAISKKRKLPAEHLGLPSPKHKHSNEASPSKSVFLHAGLPETELMTVQFSKGNPNVMCIDKGSTPESVKDSNSFSDESDSVTSVFCGVKLELNQALSCTHDSSESNHFSVGSSTAMESSSTEQEVAFARGENEMEAIHKIQKHMLELDSHEEHVNDDLEQCTEKELEDLFHSNQLNTNTYVLSSGRWTVNHEAQSRARTATIDQEFEQFFSMLML; encoded by the exons ATGGAGGAGAAGGAACATAACCCAACTGAGATCAACAG TTTCTATGCGATttccaagaaaagaaaactgcCAGCTGAACACTTGGGCTTGCCTTCACCAAAACATAAACACAGCAATGAAGCCTCCCCTTCCAAATCTGTCTTTCTTCATGCTGGCCTACCCGAAACAGAGCTTATGACTGTGCAATTCTCAAAGGGTAATCCAAATGTAATGTGTATCGACAAGGGGTCGACGCCTGAATCGGTAAAAGATAGCAATAGCTTCAGCGACGAGTCCGATTCTGTGACGTCGGTGTTCTGTGGAGTAAAATTGGAACTGAACCAGGCTTTATCTTGCACACATGATAGTTCTGAAAGCAACCATTTCTCTGTTGGAAGTTCCACAGCAATGGAATCGAGCTCGACCGAACAGGAAGTAGCGTTTGCGAGAGGGGAGAACGAAATGGAAGCAATTCACAAAATTCAGAAGCATATGCTAGAATTGGATAGCCATGAAGAACATGTAAATGATGATCTTGAGCAATGTACAGAGAAGGAACTTGAGGATCTTTTCCATTCGAACCAGTTGAACACGAATACGTATGTTCTTTCGTCGGGAAGATGGACAGTAAACCACG AGGCTCAATCAAGAGCTAGAACCGCAACGATCGATCAAGAATTCGAGCAGTTCTTCTCCATGTTAATGCTGTAA